In the Bacillus sp. 2205SS5-2 genome, one interval contains:
- a CDS encoding helix-turn-helix transcriptional regulator, translating to MKLKSNIEKLVDESGLKKKFIAERLEVSVKQFRNYETDHSLIPIDKAYILAELLDCKVEDLYQKVSE from the coding sequence ATGAAATTAAAAAGCAATATTGAAAAGTTAGTTGATGAAAGTGGATTAAAAAAGAAATTTATCGCAGAGAGATTAGAGGTAAGTGTAAAACAATTTAGGAATTATGAAACAGACCACAGTTTGATACCTATTGACAAAGCCTACATATTGGCAGAATTATTAGATTGTAAGGTTGAGGATCTGTACCAAAAGGTGAGCGAATGA